DNA sequence from the Cottoperca gobio chromosome 10, fCotGob3.1, whole genome shotgun sequence genome:
TCAGAGTATGAGAAACAACTCATTTGTTTGTTactattacaattatttttaattacaagTTGTTTGAATTTTacgtttaaatatgcaaatctaatgctaacttttggtgaatttagtaAAAAGTCTACAGCTGCAAATAGatgtgaatgaaattaaatgtgtttggctattttttctttccactagtctgaaaacatgttatggaagcaaaatagacCAAAACTGTCATAATTCATGAAAAACGTGTTTATTGTTAACAAGGGAAAAGTCAATGTAATAACAAATGAATGACAAGATACAATCAGAATTTACTCACTGAGCCTTATGTTGAAGGTTTTGCATTACATCATGACTAACCCATTCTACTtctatctgtatgtgtgtttgcagtgtgtgAGCATGCAGCTGGGTCACTAGGTCAGACTTTGCCGACAGCCAGGCCCTGAGCTTTCTGAAACTCCTGCTGTAAACTGGACAAGACTTCTCGATGCTGTTCAGATTTCTTTTCCAGGTCTTTCAGGAGCGCCTCGTACCTTTGACTGTAACAGGacaacaaatgtgaaaaaaagatTAGGAAGTTAAAACACCAGAATGAAAGACATTTGGTATGTACACTGAATGCGTTCtgtataaaacataattattttccCTCCATGCCATGGTCGTGATCATTCTGTTTTGGGTAACGATATGTTCACCATATCTAGCCCACACAGACATAAGGGACTAGtgttagtagtaatagtagtcaTTTATTACAGGCCTTATGAACAATGTTTCAAAaagaatgcaaataaaatgcatcacaATAAGGAGAAATattaaagggaaaacaaaaagtattGTTTGAAAAGGTGGAGGCTGAAGCTTATTAAACCTACCTACACCTTACATAGCATAGCAGCCATAGCATGTATAGCAACCTATTAACCACTAGGTttctacaaaaacaacaaaatcagTTTTGAAAGTTTCATACACAATAATAATCCTCAGTTTCATATGTATTGACCAAATCTTTTTGAAAATTTCAAAGTGAACTACACATTCTTAATTCCTTGTCTAGGCAATGGGAATTACAAAATCCCTTTTAGAAAATTTGATCAAGTTAAACAGCCCTAAAAACTACAAGGGATCATTAAGTTGATACATTGGCATTTTTCAGAACTGGGACAAACTTTCCTCCTTACATGGGAAGAACCTAATAATGACTCATAGCTGCAGTTTATTTGCATCTCCTCAGGGCATGACAACGtaatgtcatttaatgtttcagtCATTATGAGTCAGTTATGATCACTGCTACAGTACTTTCAACCAGATATTCAGATCAAATGCCCCATTCAAGGATTGATAAATTGCAGATCAATGCAATTTCTAATTCAATCAGAGACTACCATCATCTCAGATGAGCACTAGTAACAAGGTATTACAGAGAAAATCTATCCTCTACTCCTCTATTATTACCATAGCATGTGCACTTTGTCAACACTCAAACTGAGGGTATCTGAGTAATGATCATAATTGACCCCATCAACTGAAACCACACTGGATTGATGACATatggatatatttatatacgaCTCTACTGCTATATACTGCTCTGGTTAAACCTCTTCAGGATGTTGGACTCCTAGCAGTGACCACTGTAGAGTGAACCACAGCTTTGGTGACTCACATCTCTCCGTTGATGTACTCCAGCCTTTTTGTGACTGTGGCTTTGGCCTCATCCAGGTCTTGCTTCACTAATACTGGGCCAATAAGCTTATACACTGTGTTTGTGATGTCCAGCAGATCAAGTTCCtgggaacacagagagagaccacatatGTAATATCGCAAACTCCAATATACAAAATGACTGGGCAAACGACTCACCAGTTGATAAATAGGCCTTTTTAAAGAACAATTAGATGTTAGTTACCTCTTTGACGATGTTGTTCTCGGCTAGCTGCGTCTCCAGCTTCTGCCTGGCTGACACGCCCTTGCTAACATCTAAACAACAGACAGGTATTAGTAAATGATGCGAATGTTGCATTCATAAACAATAGTCTAAACGTACAGGAAATATCTAACGAATAGCTGGTTAGCGGTCCCAATATGGTCAGATAGCTCGCCACAACATGGCACGAGATGAGAAACCATGCAATGCTAGCTGCCACCTACCTTTCTGCATCTGTGAATATTTTTCCACTTCCCCTTTCAACTTCTTTTGAATGGCCTCTGCCATATTTGTGTTTGGTAGGAAAAGGTACTATAGACTGCGTAAATGTATCAAAGAGAAAACGTTTAGGTAGCTAAATGTAGTATGGGGTGAAAGCTCTGCGTTAGCTAACAGGAAAGGGCTGCGGCAGGAGCGGATGTTGGCTGAATCCCT
Encoded proteins:
- the pfdn6 gene encoding prefoldin subunit 6 codes for the protein MAEAIQKKLKGEVEKYSQMQKDVSKGVSARQKLETQLAENNIVKEELDLLDITNTVYKLIGPVLVKQDLDEAKATVTKRLEYINGEIQRYEALLKDLEKKSEQHREVLSSLQQEFQKAQGLAVGKV